The Methylomarinum vadi genome has a window encoding:
- a CDS encoding ammonium transporter translates to MENLNKIIELSYALDTFYFLMSGALVMWMAAGFAMLEAGLVRAKNTTEILTKNIALFAIACIMYMLCGYNIMYPGEAVNSVWPGISFLIEGDNSQEEVLSSNGETYYSSMSDFFFQVVFVATAMSIVSGAVAERMKLWAFLVFAVVMTGFIYPIEGFWKWGGGFLDGLGFLDFAGSGVVHLCGATAAFAGVLLLGARKGKYGPNGEINPIPGCNMPLATLGTFILWLGWFGFNGGSELKISDVGEANSVALVFVNTNAAAAAGVVAALVSSHFLFGKADLTMVLNGALAGLVAITAEPLTPTPLVASIIGLIGGVLVVFAIVGIDKLQIDDPVGAISVHGVVGIWGLLAVCISNPEAKLSAQLIGIVSIFGFVFVSSLLTWFLIKAVMGLRVSDEDEYHGVDFSECGVEAYPEFTDTSKG, encoded by the coding sequence GTGGAAAACTTAAATAAGATTATCGAATTGAGCTATGCGTTAGATACATTTTATTTTCTAATGAGTGGCGCATTAGTCATGTGGATGGCAGCGGGGTTCGCGATGCTCGAGGCCGGGCTGGTCAGGGCAAAAAACACCACCGAGATTTTGACCAAGAATATCGCGTTGTTCGCTATTGCCTGCATCATGTATATGCTGTGCGGCTATAATATCATGTACCCCGGCGAGGCAGTCAACAGTGTCTGGCCCGGTATCAGTTTCTTGATCGAAGGCGATAATTCACAGGAAGAAGTGTTGTCCAGCAATGGGGAGACTTATTATTCCTCGATGTCGGATTTCTTCTTCCAGGTGGTGTTTGTCGCCACCGCCATGTCGATCGTTTCCGGTGCCGTCGCGGAAAGAATGAAGCTTTGGGCCTTCCTGGTATTCGCCGTGGTCATGACCGGTTTCATTTACCCCATCGAAGGTTTCTGGAAATGGGGCGGCGGTTTTCTCGACGGCTTGGGCTTCCTCGATTTTGCCGGCTCCGGCGTGGTGCATTTATGCGGCGCGACCGCGGCCTTTGCCGGGGTATTGCTGCTGGGCGCGCGCAAAGGAAAATATGGCCCGAATGGAGAAATCAACCCAATTCCCGGGTGTAACATGCCGTTGGCGACTTTAGGTACCTTTATTCTATGGTTGGGTTGGTTCGGTTTTAACGGCGGTTCCGAATTGAAAATATCCGACGTCGGTGAAGCGAATTCGGTGGCGCTGGTTTTCGTCAACACCAATGCCGCGGCCGCGGCCGGCGTCGTTGCCGCCTTAGTTTCCTCTCACTTTTTGTTCGGCAAGGCGGATTTGACGATGGTTTTGAACGGCGCCCTGGCCGGCCTGGTTGCCATCACTGCCGAGCCGTTGACCCCGACTCCCCTAGTGGCATCGATCATTGGTTTAATCGGTGGCGTGTTGGTGGTATTCGCCATCGTTGGTATCGACAAGTTACAAATCGATGATCCGGTCGGCGCCATTTCGGTACATGGCGTGGTTGGCATCTGGGGCTTGCTGGCTGTGTGTATTTCCAATCCGGAAGCGAAACTGTCGGCGCAGCTGATCGGTATCGTCTCTATTTTCGGGTTTGTTTTCGTCTCCAGTTTGTTGACTTGGTTCTTGATCAAGGCGGTCATGGGTCTTCGGGTCAGCGATGAGGACGAATACCATGGCGTCGACTTTTCCGAATGTGGTGTTGAAGCCTATCCGGAATTCACCGACACCAGTAAAGGCTAA
- a CDS encoding ammonium transporter: protein MTSINKFFILAVLSGLPELAFADQLNQANTAWVLTSTALVLFMTIPGLSLFYGGLVRSKNVLSVLMQCFAITCLVSILWLIGGYSFIFADGGEWQPFIGGGGKAFMRALRTETLSGNLPETVFFMFQMTFAIITPALIVGGFAERMKFSAMLWFSALWLILVYMPVCHWIWGGGWLAELGAKDFAGGIVIHVNAGVAALVAALVIGNRKGFPTTPMPPHNMTMVVTGAGMLWVGWFGFNGGSALTADGSAGMAILVTHIAAAAGSLTWMTIEWMRFGKPSVLGIVTGMVAGLGTITPASGFVGPAGGLFIGIAAGALCFYATQYMKRVLKIDDSLDVFPVHGVGGIVGSILTGVFAAESFGGLGLAGVSIGEQVTVQALAVLVTIVWSAVFSFVILKVIEKTIGLRVTNDEEVEGLDIVLHEETGYHNL, encoded by the coding sequence ATGACATCGATAAATAAGTTTTTCATATTGGCAGTTTTGTCAGGACTGCCCGAATTGGCATTCGCCGATCAATTAAATCAGGCCAACACCGCTTGGGTGCTGACTTCTACGGCCCTGGTACTGTTTATGACTATCCCCGGCTTATCGTTATTCTATGGCGGCCTGGTCCGAAGCAAGAATGTCTTGTCGGTATTGATGCAGTGTTTCGCGATTACCTGTCTGGTATCCATTTTGTGGTTGATAGGTGGTTACAGTTTTATCTTCGCCGATGGCGGCGAGTGGCAACCATTCATTGGCGGCGGCGGGAAAGCGTTCATGAGGGCTTTGCGCACGGAAACGCTCAGCGGTAACTTGCCCGAAACGGTCTTTTTCATGTTTCAGATGACCTTTGCCATTATCACCCCGGCGCTGATTGTCGGCGGTTTCGCCGAAAGAATGAAGTTTTCCGCGATGCTTTGGTTCAGCGCGCTATGGTTGATTTTGGTGTATATGCCGGTGTGCCATTGGATTTGGGGTGGCGGATGGCTGGCCGAGCTCGGGGCAAAGGATTTTGCCGGCGGTATCGTAATCCATGTCAATGCCGGCGTGGCGGCGCTGGTTGCGGCGTTGGTGATCGGTAACCGTAAAGGCTTCCCGACCACGCCGATGCCGCCGCATAATATGACGATGGTGGTGACCGGCGCCGGAATGCTGTGGGTGGGATGGTTCGGCTTCAACGGCGGTAGCGCGTTGACCGCCGACGGCTCCGCCGGCATGGCTATCCTGGTCACGCATATAGCCGCCGCCGCTGGCTCGTTAACCTGGATGACGATCGAATGGATGCGCTTCGGCAAACCCAGCGTGCTGGGTATTGTGACCGGCATGGTGGCTGGGTTGGGCACGATCACTCCGGCTTCCGGTTTCGTTGGTCCCGCGGGCGGTTTGTTTATCGGTATCGCTGCCGGAGCACTCTGTTTTTACGCCACCCAATATATGAAGCGGGTGTTGAAAATCGATGATTCCTTGGACGTTTTTCCGGTACACGGCGTCGGCGGCATCGTCGGTTCGATTTTAACCGGCGTGTTTGCCGCCGAAAGCTTCGGGGGCCTGGGACTGGCTGGTGTCAGTATCGGCGAACAAGTTACTGTGCAGGCCTTGGCCGTATTGGTGACCATCGTCTGGAGCGCCGTATTCAGTTTTGTGATCTTGAAAGTCATCGAGAAGACGATCGGGCTTCGGGTCACTAACGACGAAGAGGTGGAAGGCCTCGATATCGTGCTGCACGAAGAGACCGGCTACCATAACCTCTAA
- a CDS encoding porin, translated as MRKKLIATPLVGSALLSASVNLHAEGLVESLTGTNVNETQALKNLGIEVGGWADAGITYASHSNDSGNNGAIPFGTDRVNEFQLNQAYLYLEKAVNTSGNDWDFGGRVDFLFGTDANSTQAGGWDDEILGSENNKYFNQYDIAFPQAYAEIFAPIGNGLTIKAGHFYTIIGYEVVTSPDNFFYSHAFTMNYGEPFTHTGALATYQINDNWSITGGAVDGWDNFRHNGGDWSFLGGVNWTSDNEKSWLALSVISGENGDDSVGQNTTMYSVVFGHDFTDNLHYIFQHDFGVVEDGNGPGDDADWYGINQYLTYDINEQLSAGLRAEWFSDRGGRINDFGTSYYAATAGLNYSPLSWLKFRPEVRYDWADTNGAGTVYGGNKNEQVQVAMDMIITF; from the coding sequence ATGAGAAAAAAACTTATCGCTACTCCCTTGGTCGGCAGCGCGTTACTATCAGCCAGCGTTAACCTGCACGCCGAAGGACTTGTGGAATCGTTGACTGGGACCAACGTTAATGAAACACAAGCGTTAAAAAACTTAGGCATTGAAGTTGGCGGTTGGGCCGATGCCGGTATCACCTATGCCTCCCACAGCAACGACAGCGGCAACAACGGCGCCATTCCTTTCGGCACCGACCGGGTCAACGAATTTCAATTGAACCAGGCGTATTTATACTTGGAAAAAGCCGTGAACACCTCAGGAAACGATTGGGATTTCGGCGGCCGGGTCGACTTTCTGTTCGGTACCGATGCCAATTCAACCCAAGCCGGCGGCTGGGATGACGAAATTCTAGGTTCTGAGAATAACAAGTATTTCAATCAATACGATATTGCCTTCCCGCAAGCTTACGCGGAAATCTTCGCCCCCATCGGCAACGGCTTGACGATCAAGGCCGGGCACTTCTACACCATCATCGGCTACGAAGTTGTCACCTCGCCGGACAACTTCTTTTATTCGCACGCCTTCACCATGAACTATGGCGAACCGTTCACCCATACCGGCGCATTGGCAACCTACCAGATCAACGACAACTGGTCGATCACCGGCGGCGCCGTGGACGGTTGGGATAACTTCCGCCACAACGGCGGCGACTGGAGCTTCCTGGGTGGCGTTAACTGGACCAGCGACAACGAAAAATCCTGGTTAGCTTTATCCGTCATCAGCGGTGAAAACGGCGACGACTCGGTCGGTCAAAACACCACCATGTACAGCGTCGTGTTCGGCCACGATTTTACCGACAACCTGCATTACATTTTTCAACACGATTTCGGCGTCGTAGAAGACGGCAACGGGCCTGGCGATGACGCGGATTGGTACGGCATCAACCAATACCTGACCTACGACATCAACGAGCAATTGTCGGCCGGTTTGCGCGCCGAATGGTTTAGTGATAGAGGAGGCCGTATCAATGATTTCGGCACCAGCTACTACGCTGCAACCGCCGGTCTCAACTATTCTCCACTGTCCTGGTTGAAATTCCGTCCGGAAGTCCGCTATGACTGGGCCGACACCAATGGCGCCGGCACCGTGTACGGCGGTAATAAAAACGAGCAAGTCCAGGTCGCCATGGACATGATTATCACGTTCTAA
- a CDS encoding MASE1 domain-containing protein, translating to MQQRKVLRVIRDNFLLFLVYYLAGHLSMEFLATPPSNAAAIWPPAGISLAAVLACGYSVLPAVFIGDLVIAMEIFGFADFSAIVFSLMVGFQACWAAWFGGFLINGLLGKNNPLLDNRSIVMFLLLGGPVSHIGPSVLAIATELWLDEAANAEKSGSSR from the coding sequence ATGCAGCAAAGAAAGGTATTGCGCGTCATTCGAGATAATTTCCTGCTATTTCTGGTTTATTATCTCGCCGGCCATTTGTCCATGGAATTTTTGGCTACGCCGCCCAGCAATGCGGCGGCAATTTGGCCTCCGGCCGGCATATCGCTCGCGGCGGTGTTGGCATGCGGTTATTCCGTTTTACCCGCCGTGTTTATAGGCGATTTGGTCATCGCGATGGAAATTTTCGGGTTCGCCGATTTTTCCGCCATCGTTTTTTCATTGATGGTCGGCTTTCAGGCGTGTTGGGCGGCCTGGTTTGGCGGTTTTCTGATCAATGGCTTGCTCGGTAAAAACAATCCGTTATTGGATAATCGTTCGATAGTGATGTTTTTGCTGCTCGGCGGTCCGGTCAGCCATATTGGACCCTCGGTATTGGCGATCGCCACGGAACTGTGGTTGGACGAAGCCGCTAACGCGGAGAAAAGCGGCAGTAGCCGGTAA
- the ntrC gene encoding nitrogen regulation protein NR(I), with translation MQIPDKVWIVDDDKSIRWVLEKALQKAAIETQSFANASNLLAELEKGLPDVLITDIRMPGMDGLELLQNIQNRYPSLPVIVMTAHSDLDSAVSAFHGGAFEYLPKPFDINEVVEIVQRACAHSKQTNDAAQQSADHIEETPEIIGESPAMQEVFRAIGRLARSHITVLINGESGTGKELVAKALHRHSPRADQPFIALNMAAIPKDLMESELFGHEKGAFTGAQARRAGRFLQANNGTLFLDEIGDMPAELQTRLLRVLADNEFYPVGGHSSIKVDVRIIAATHQDLEELVAQGRFREDLFHRLNVIRIHIPPLRERREDIGLLMRHFLKQSAKELNTEIKTLRPETEAFLSSLDWPGNVRQLENTCRWLTVMASGREIHMEDLPVELTTPKQKTQSAGKHENWESAYEHWVNQQLLSGQHDIAKSSIPVVESILISSALKFTHGKRHEAATLLGYGRNTLTRKIKELNIQE, from the coding sequence ATGCAAATACCTGACAAGGTCTGGATCGTCGATGACGACAAGTCGATTCGTTGGGTGCTGGAAAAAGCTCTGCAAAAAGCGGCCATCGAAACCCAAAGTTTTGCCAATGCCTCCAACCTGCTCGCCGAGCTGGAAAAGGGGTTGCCGGACGTCCTGATCACCGATATACGCATGCCGGGCATGGACGGTCTTGAACTCTTGCAGAACATCCAAAACCGCTACCCGAGTTTGCCGGTCATCGTCATGACCGCCCATTCCGACTTGGATAGCGCGGTATCGGCTTTTCATGGCGGCGCCTTCGAATATTTGCCCAAACCGTTCGATATCAACGAAGTCGTCGAAATCGTGCAACGGGCCTGCGCCCACAGCAAACAAACCAATGACGCGGCGCAGCAATCCGCCGACCACATCGAGGAAACGCCGGAAATCATCGGTGAATCGCCCGCCATGCAGGAAGTATTCCGCGCCATCGGGCGTCTGGCCCGCTCCCACATCACCGTGCTGATCAATGGCGAGTCGGGCACCGGCAAGGAACTGGTGGCGAAAGCCCTGCATCGGCATAGTCCGCGTGCCGACCAACCCTTCATCGCCCTCAACATGGCGGCCATCCCCAAGGATTTGATGGAATCGGAACTGTTCGGCCATGAAAAAGGCGCCTTTACCGGCGCCCAAGCCCGGCGGGCCGGCCGCTTCCTGCAAGCCAACAACGGTACTTTGTTCCTGGATGAAATCGGCGATATGCCGGCCGAGCTGCAAACCCGCCTTTTAAGGGTTCTGGCCGACAACGAATTTTATCCGGTCGGCGGCCATTCCTCGATCAAGGTCGACGTGCGCATCATCGCCGCCACCCATCAGGACTTGGAAGAATTGGTGGCGCAAGGCCGTTTCCGCGAGGATTTGTTCCACCGCCTCAACGTCATACGCATCCATATTCCACCGTTGCGGGAGCGTCGGGAAGACATCGGTTTGCTGATGCGCCATTTCCTCAAGCAAAGCGCCAAGGAACTCAATACCGAGATCAAGACGCTGAGGCCAGAGACGGAAGCGTTTCTAAGCTCGCTGGACTGGCCCGGCAATGTCCGCCAACTGGAAAACACCTGCCGCTGGCTGACCGTCATGGCCTCCGGTCGCGAAATCCACATGGAGGATTTGCCGGTGGAACTGACCACGCCCAAGCAAAAAACGCAATCCGCCGGCAAACACGAAAACTGGGAATCCGCTTACGAACACTGGGTCAACCAACAGCTCTTGTCCGGGCAACACGATATCGCCAAATCCTCGATTCCGGTGGTCGAATCCATTCTTATCAGCTCGGCCCTGAAATTCACCCATGGCAAGCGCCACGAGGCGGCCACCTTATTGGGCTATGGCCGTAATACTCTGACCCGTAAGATCAAGGAACTGAACATCCAGGAGTGA
- a CDS encoding P-II family nitrogen regulator has translation MKLITAIIKPFKLDDVREALSEIGVTGVTATEVKGFGRQKGHTELYRGAEYVVDFLPKVKLEIALADSIVEQAVETIVKAANTGKIGDGKIFVSALEQVIRIRTGETGEDAI, from the coding sequence ATGAAACTGATAACCGCGATAATCAAACCATTTAAACTGGATGATGTGAGAGAAGCATTGTCCGAAATTGGTGTGACGGGCGTAACGGCGACCGAAGTGAAAGGTTTCGGCCGGCAAAAAGGCCATACTGAGCTGTACCGAGGAGCTGAGTATGTGGTGGACTTTTTGCCGAAGGTCAAACTGGAAATTGCGTTGGCCGATAGCATTGTCGAACAGGCCGTCGAAACGATTGTTAAGGCGGCCAACACCGGAAAAATTGGTGATGGCAAAATTTTCGTGTCGGCCCTGGAGCAGGTCATTCGGATCAGAACCGGGGAAACCGGAGAGGATGCCATTTAA
- the glnK gene encoding P-II family nitrogen regulator, with protein MKLITAVVKPFKLDDVREALSDIGVSGVTVTEVKGFGRQKGHTELYRGAEYVVDFLPKAKIEVAIADAQVEQAVEAIISAANTGKIGDGKIFVSNLEQVVRIRTGETGEEAL; from the coding sequence ATGAAACTAATTACCGCAGTTGTCAAACCCTTCAAACTGGATGATGTGCGCGAAGCGCTTTCAGATATTGGGGTATCCGGTGTAACTGTCACCGAAGTCAAGGGGTTCGGCCGGCAAAAAGGGCATACCGAACTTTATCGTGGCGCCGAATACGTGGTCGACTTTTTGCCGAAGGCGAAGATTGAGGTAGCGATTGCCGACGCTCAGGTCGAGCAGGCTGTCGAGGCGATTATTAGCGCGGCCAATACCGGTAAGATCGGCGACGGTAAGATTTTTGTATCCAATCTGGAACAAGTCGTTCGGATCAGAACCGGTGAAACGGGTGAAGAAGCACTATAA
- the glnL gene encoding nitrogen regulation protein NR(II) has product MAHPTTDIEHKKILDNLNEAILLFNNELILTYINSAGEILFADSAKHLKGYSAKKLFRSSNSSLFNNIRHCLNLQEPLVDRELPLNRINQTLTVNFSATPIIEQGDLNGIVVELQQVDRHLRITKEEQLLAQQNTSRMLVRGLAHEIKNPLGGLRGAAQLLDQELDDPELKEYTQIIIAESDRLQGLMDKMLGPNNPAHKSWLNIHEALERVRQLVSAENIKNIKIIVDYDPSIPEIFADKNQLIQAILNIVRNAVQAIQGIQGQGQITLKTRIQRHMTIGRKLYKLSAKIDIIDNGPGIKPELMGEIFYPMITSRAEGTGLGLSIAQSLINQHNGLIECNSEPGHTVFSIYLPLENDHANT; this is encoded by the coding sequence ATGGCACATCCCACAACTGACATCGAACACAAAAAAATTCTGGATAACCTGAACGAGGCGATCCTATTGTTCAACAACGAATTGATACTGACCTATATCAATTCGGCGGGAGAAATCTTGTTTGCCGACAGCGCCAAGCATTTAAAAGGTTACTCCGCCAAGAAATTGTTTCGGTCATCCAATTCCAGTCTGTTCAACAATATCAGACATTGTCTTAATTTACAGGAACCGCTTGTCGACAGAGAACTGCCGCTAAACCGAATCAATCAAACCCTGACCGTGAACTTTAGTGCCACTCCGATAATCGAACAGGGAGACCTGAACGGCATCGTCGTCGAATTACAACAGGTTGACCGGCACCTGCGTATTACCAAGGAAGAACAATTGCTGGCGCAACAAAACACCAGCCGTATGCTGGTGCGGGGATTGGCGCATGAGATCAAGAATCCGTTAGGCGGCCTGCGCGGCGCCGCGCAATTGCTGGATCAGGAACTGGACGATCCCGAACTGAAGGAATACACGCAAATCATCATTGCCGAATCGGACCGCCTGCAAGGCCTGATGGATAAAATGCTGGGACCGAACAATCCGGCCCACAAAAGCTGGCTCAACATCCACGAAGCCCTGGAACGGGTCAGGCAGCTGGTCAGCGCGGAAAACATCAAAAACATCAAGATTATCGTCGACTACGACCCGAGCATTCCGGAGATATTCGCCGACAAAAACCAATTGATCCAAGCCATCTTGAACATCGTCAGAAACGCGGTACAAGCCATACAAGGCATTCAGGGCCAAGGGCAAATCACCTTGAAAACCCGCATTCAACGGCACATGACGATCGGCCGCAAACTTTACAAATTATCCGCCAAAATCGATATTATCGATAACGGCCCCGGTATCAAGCCGGAATTAATGGGAGAAATATTCTATCCGATGATTACCAGTCGAGCCGAAGGCACCGGACTCGGATTGTCCATTGCGCAATCGCTGATCAACCAGCACAACGGTTTGATCGAATGCAACAGCGAACCCGGGCACACTGTTTTCTCAATTTATCTACCGCTGGAGAATGATCATGCAAATACCTGA
- the glnA gene encoding glutamate--ammonia ligase: MSVDNVLKMIQENDVKFVDFRFCDTRGKEQHVTYPAHTIDEDTFEEGKMFDGSSVAGWKGINESDMILMPDPSSAKIDPFFDDNTLILRCDIIEPKDMQGYERDPRSIAKRAEAYMQSTGIADIALFGPENEFFVFDDVRWTTQMGKCSYQVDSEEAGWNSEKVYEDGNIGHRPSVKGGYFPVPPVDSLQDMRSAMCLVLEEMGQTTEVHHHEVATAGQCEIGSRFNTLVNKADEVLELKYVVSNIAHAYGKTATFMPKPLVGDNGNGMHVHQSLAKDGVNLFSGDLYGGLSETALYYIGGIIKHARAINAFANASTNSYKRLVPGFEAPVMLAYSARNRSASIRVPFVNNPKARRIEVRFPDSTANPYLAFSAMLMAGLDGIQNKIHPGDAMDKDLYDLPPEEEKNIPQVCHAFDQALKALDEDREFLTRGGVFTDDAIDGYIALKMEEVQRLRMSTHPVEFDMYYSL, encoded by the coding sequence ATGTCCGTAGACAACGTTCTAAAAATGATCCAAGAAAACGATGTCAAATTTGTTGATTTTCGTTTTTGCGATACCCGCGGTAAAGAGCAACACGTCACCTACCCCGCTCACACTATCGACGAAGACACTTTCGAAGAAGGCAAAATGTTCGACGGTTCGTCAGTTGCCGGCTGGAAAGGCATCAACGAATCGGACATGATTTTGATGCCGGACCCATCCAGCGCGAAAATCGACCCATTCTTCGATGACAACACTCTGATTTTGCGTTGCGATATCATCGAACCGAAAGACATGCAAGGCTACGAGCGCGATCCTCGTTCCATCGCCAAACGCGCCGAAGCCTACATGCAATCGACCGGTATCGCCGACATTGCCCTGTTCGGGCCGGAAAACGAATTCTTCGTTTTCGACGATGTACGCTGGACCACCCAAATGGGTAAATGCTCCTACCAAGTCGATTCCGAGGAAGCCGGCTGGAACTCGGAAAAAGTTTACGAAGACGGCAACATCGGTCACCGTCCCAGCGTGAAAGGAGGCTACTTCCCAGTGCCGCCGGTCGATTCCCTGCAAGACATGCGTTCCGCGATGTGCCTGGTACTGGAAGAAATGGGACAAACCACCGAAGTACACCACCACGAAGTGGCAACCGCAGGCCAATGCGAAATCGGCTCTAGATTCAACACCCTGGTCAACAAAGCCGACGAAGTGTTGGAACTGAAATATGTCGTTTCCAACATCGCCCACGCTTACGGCAAAACCGCGACCTTCATGCCTAAACCATTGGTCGGCGACAACGGCAACGGCATGCACGTCCACCAATCTTTGGCCAAAGACGGCGTCAACCTGTTCTCCGGCGACCTCTATGGCGGCCTGTCCGAAACCGCGCTGTACTACATCGGCGGCATCATCAAGCACGCCCGCGCCATCAACGCCTTCGCCAACGCGTCTACCAACAGCTACAAACGCTTGGTTCCAGGCTTCGAAGCGCCAGTCATGCTGGCCTACTCGGCGCGCAACCGTTCCGCTTCCATCCGCGTTCCTTTCGTCAACAACCCGAAAGCGCGTCGTATCGAGGTGCGTTTCCCCGATTCCACGGCGAACCCCTACCTGGCGTTCTCAGCCATGCTGATGGCCGGCCTGGACGGCATTCAAAACAAAATCCATCCGGGCGATGCGATGGATAAGGATTTGTACGATCTGCCGCCGGAAGAAGAGAAAAACATTCCGCAAGTTTGCCATGCTTTCGACCAAGCGCTGAAAGCCCTGGATGAAGACCGCGAATTCCTGACCCGCGGCGGCGTATTCACCGACGACGCGATCGACGGTTACATCGCCCTGAAAATGGAAGAAGTGCAACGCCTGCGCATGAGCACACATCCTGTAGAATTCGATATGTACTACAGCTTGTAA
- a CDS encoding IS91 family transposase, with translation MILLSAIIQTFEAEFLVAYQGRLSPSQRQALAAMKHCRTSQGPVMLAQCDDCDRQRLVPHSCGHRSCPHCQSHESQQWLERQLQKQVPAEYFLLTFTLPKELRPLAWQQQRTLYDLLIRCSWDTVNTFTRNDQQLQGNAGAIAVLHTHSRRLDYHPHVHLVMPAAAIDPDKRLWRTKQGKKGRKGYLFNHKAVAKVFRAKLLEAISQAGLTLPDYYPQQWVVDVKSVGRGDKALVYLGRYLYKGVIQEKDIIACRDGQVTFRYQDSKTKKWQTRTLPGVKFLWLMLRHVLPKGFRRTRNFGFLHPNSKRLIRLLQVLLGVNPNRAIAWLRPRPKLQCPCCGGTLQIIKTRILGSSAVMALNSTKA, from the coding sequence ATGATCTTGCTTTCCGCCATCATCCAAACCTTCGAAGCCGAGTTTCTGGTCGCTTACCAGGGTCGCTTGTCACCCAGTCAGCGTCAGGCGCTGGCCGCGATGAAACACTGCCGCACGTCGCAAGGCCCTGTGATGTTGGCGCAATGCGATGATTGCGATCGGCAACGCTTGGTGCCGCATTCCTGCGGCCATCGCAGCTGCCCGCATTGCCAGTCGCACGAATCGCAACAATGGCTGGAAAGGCAGTTGCAGAAGCAGGTGCCGGCCGAATATTTTTTGCTGACGTTTACTTTGCCCAAAGAACTCAGGCCGTTGGCCTGGCAACAGCAACGTACGTTGTATGATCTGCTGATCCGCTGTAGTTGGGATACCGTCAACACCTTCACCCGCAACGATCAACAGCTTCAGGGCAATGCCGGTGCTATTGCTGTGTTGCATACCCATTCCCGCCGATTGGATTACCATCCGCATGTACACTTGGTGATGCCGGCGGCCGCCATCGATCCTGATAAACGACTGTGGCGCACCAAACAGGGTAAAAAGGGCCGGAAAGGCTATTTGTTCAATCACAAGGCAGTGGCCAAAGTGTTTCGGGCCAAATTGCTTGAAGCGATCTCGCAGGCCGGTTTGACATTGCCTGACTACTATCCGCAACAATGGGTCGTTGACGTCAAGTCGGTCGGACGCGGCGATAAAGCCTTGGTTTATCTGGGACGTTATCTCTATAAGGGCGTTATCCAGGAAAAGGACATTATTGCCTGCCGAGATGGCCAAGTAACCTTCCGTTACCAGGACAGCAAAACCAAAAAGTGGCAGACTCGAACACTACCCGGCGTGAAGTTTCTGTGGCTGATGCTCCGCCATGTTCTGCCCAAAGGCTTTAGGCGGACTCGCAACTTCGGCTTTTTGCACCCCAACAGCAAACGGCTGATTCGTCTGCTGCAAGTCTTGCTCGGCGTCAATCCCAATCGTGCTATCGCTTGGCTCAGGCCCCGCCCGAAACTCCAATGCCCATGTTGTGGTGGAACCCTGCAGATTATCAAAACGCGCATTCTCGGTTCTTCGGCTGTCATGGCATTGAATTCGACCAAAGCGTAG
- a CDS encoding DUF2380 domain-containing protein, whose product MTQKSSWLLLLLLCFSSLLQAETRIAVLDFELKDLTLMPSTAAERKRTGSLKPLLQQELANAGYAIVDIDPKEQRRADSGFGYLFEHHDVAAQLGERHEADYVVVGRLHKPSFLFAYLMVHLVRVKDGQLIGNFITESKGGEPKLTRKAVESLAADITAMLEKHDRTPR is encoded by the coding sequence ATGACACAAAAATCTTCCTGGCTATTACTGTTATTGCTTTGTTTCAGTTCGCTGCTCCAAGCCGAAACGCGTATCGCCGTCCTCGACTTTGAGCTAAAAGACCTGACGCTGATGCCCAGTACCGCCGCCGAGCGCAAACGCACCGGCAGTCTCAAACCGCTATTGCAACAAGAGCTGGCCAACGCCGGTTATGCCATCGTCGATATCGACCCCAAAGAACAACGGCGAGCCGACAGCGGTTTCGGCTATCTGTTCGAACACCACGATGTCGCCGCGCAGTTAGGTGAACGCCACGAAGCCGATTATGTGGTGGTCGGCAGGCTGCATAAACCCAGTTTTCTGTTCGCCTACCTGATGGTCCATCTGGTGCGCGTCAAAGACGGCCAACTAATCGGCAACTTCATCACCGAAAGCAAGGGCGGCGAACCAAAACTGACCCGTAAGGCGGTCGAGTCTCTGGCCGCGGACATAACCGCCATGCTGGAAAAACATGATCGAACGCCACGTTAG